Proteins from one Bacteroides zhangwenhongii genomic window:
- a CDS encoding MltF family protein has product MGVRTLIIPLFLVLFCCVFGCKNTRPNPVSENAYDLPQIKDSGELVVLTLYSSTSYFIYRGQEMGFQYELSDQFAKSLGLKLRIEVANSVDELIRKLLAGEGDMIAYNLPVTKEWKDSLIYCGEDIITHQVIVQQGKGKQKPLKDVTELIGKDIYVKPGKYYDRLVNLNDELGGGIQIHEVTNDSITTEDLITQVAQGKIPYTVADNDLAKLNKTYYPNLNIDLSISFDQRSSWAVRKDCPELAAAATKWHEENMTSPAYTASMKRYFENSKMMPHSPILSLREGKISHYDDLFKKYSKDIGWDWRMLASLAYTESNFDTTAVSWAGAKGLMQLMPATARAMGVPPGKEQNPEESVKAAVKYIAATDRSLSMIPDKQERLSFILASYNAGLGHIYDAMALAEKYGKNKLVWKDNVENFILLKSNEEYFTDPVCKNGYFRGIETYNFVRDILSRYESYKKKIKV; this is encoded by the coding sequence ATGGGCGTTAGGACACTGATTATTCCTTTATTCCTTGTATTATTCTGTTGCGTGTTCGGATGTAAGAACACGCGACCCAATCCTGTAAGCGAGAACGCATACGACCTTCCGCAGATAAAAGACAGCGGCGAACTGGTCGTATTGACACTATACAGTTCTACTTCCTACTTCATTTATCGGGGACAGGAAATGGGATTTCAATACGAACTTAGCGATCAGTTCGCCAAAAGTCTGGGATTAAAACTTAGGATCGAAGTAGCTAACAGTGTCGACGAACTGATCCGGAAATTACTGGCAGGCGAAGGAGACATGATTGCCTACAATCTGCCCGTAACAAAGGAATGGAAAGACAGCCTTATCTATTGCGGTGAGGATATCATCACCCATCAGGTTATTGTGCAACAGGGAAAAGGAAAACAGAAACCCTTGAAAGATGTAACGGAGCTGATTGGGAAAGATATCTATGTAAAGCCCGGAAAGTATTACGACCGTCTTGTCAACCTGAACGACGAATTGGGAGGCGGCATTCAAATCCATGAGGTAACCAATGACAGTATTACTACCGAAGACCTGATCACACAAGTAGCGCAAGGCAAGATTCCATACACGGTAGCCGACAACGATTTGGCCAAGCTTAATAAAACGTATTATCCCAACTTAAATATTGATTTGTCCATCAGTTTTGACCAACGTTCATCATGGGCTGTGAGAAAAGACTGTCCCGAGCTGGCGGCAGCAGCCACCAAATGGCATGAGGAAAATATGACCTCTCCTGCCTATACAGCCAGTATGAAACGCTACTTCGAGAATAGCAAAATGATGCCCCATTCTCCTATCCTTTCACTAAGAGAGGGGAAGATATCGCACTATGATGATTTATTCAAGAAGTACTCCAAAGATATCGGTTGGGATTGGCGTATGCTTGCTTCATTGGCTTACACGGAATCCAATTTCGATACCACAGCCGTGTCTTGGGCCGGAGCAAAAGGGCTGATGCAATTAATGCCCGCTACTGCACGGGCTATGGGAGTTCCGCCCGGAAAGGAACAGAATCCGGAAGAAAGCGTCAAAGCGGCAGTCAAATATATCGCAGCTACCGACCGTAGTCTCAGCATGATTCCCGATAAGCAGGAACGTCTCAGTTTTATCCTGGCTTCCTACAATGCCGGATTAGGACATATTTATGATGCGATGGCACTGGCCGAGAAATACGGTAAGAACAAACTGGTATGGAAAGACAATGTAGAAAACTTCATCTTGCTCAAAAGCAATGAAGAGTACTTCACCGACCCGGTCTGTAAAAACGGATATTTTCGTGGCATAGAAACTTATAATTTTGTCCGTGACATCCTGTCACGCTATGAATCCTACAAAAAGAAAATCAAAGTGTAA
- a CDS encoding sodium:solute symporter family protein codes for MNTFTLGLIVVAYLLSLAYLGFLGYKKTTSASDYLVGGRQMNPIVMALSYGATFISASAIVGFGGVAAAFGMGIQWLCFLNMFIGVVIAFIFFGLRTRRMGAKLNVSTFPQLLGRHFRSRNIQVFIAAVIFIGMPLYAAVVMKGGAVFIEQIFQIDFNISLLIFTLVIAAYVIAGGMKGVMYTDALQAVIMFGCMLFLLFSLYQVLDMNFTEANKELTAIAPLVPEKFKALGHQGWTAMPVTGSPQWYSLVTSLILGVGIGCLAQPQLVVRFMTVESSKQLNRGVFIGCFFLIITVGAIYHAGALSNLFFLKTEGAVATEVVQDIDKIIPYFINKAMPDWFAALFMLCILSASMSTLSSQFHTMGASVGSDIYGTYKPRSRDKLTNVIRLGVLFSILVSYIICYMLPHDIIARGTSIFMGICAAAFLPAYFCALYWKKATKQGVMASLWVGTIGSLFALVFLHQKESAALGICKALFGRDVLISTYPFPVIDPILFALPLSVLAIIGVSMMTYKK; via the coding sequence ATGAATACATTTACACTTGGACTGATTGTGGTAGCCTATCTGCTGTCACTCGCTTATTTAGGCTTTCTGGGATATAAGAAAACGACGTCCGCCAGCGATTATCTGGTAGGTGGCCGTCAGATGAACCCTATCGTTATGGCACTTTCCTATGGGGCTACTTTCATTTCGGCGTCCGCTATCGTTGGTTTCGGGGGAGTGGCTGCCGCTTTCGGAATGGGAATCCAATGGCTGTGTTTCCTCAATATGTTTATCGGAGTTGTCATTGCTTTTATCTTTTTCGGTTTGCGTACCCGACGTATGGGGGCAAAACTGAACGTGAGTACTTTCCCGCAATTATTAGGACGTCATTTCCGTTCGCGCAATATACAAGTATTCATTGCTGCCGTCATTTTTATCGGAATGCCACTATATGCGGCAGTCGTAATGAAAGGCGGTGCGGTCTTTATCGAACAGATTTTTCAGATAGACTTCAATATCTCTTTGTTGATATTCACTTTAGTGATTGCCGCTTATGTGATAGCGGGAGGAATGAAAGGAGTGATGTATACGGATGCGTTGCAGGCGGTTATCATGTTCGGCTGTATGCTTTTCCTGCTGTTCTCTTTGTATCAGGTGCTTGATATGAATTTTACCGAAGCCAATAAGGAATTGACGGCAATTGCTCCGTTAGTTCCGGAAAAATTCAAGGCATTGGGACATCAAGGGTGGACGGCAATGCCAGTGACCGGTTCTCCGCAATGGTATTCATTGGTCACTTCCCTTATTCTGGGAGTGGGAATCGGCTGTCTTGCACAACCCCAGCTGGTGGTTCGTTTTATGACTGTGGAGAGCAGCAAGCAGTTGAATCGCGGGGTGTTCATCGGTTGTTTTTTCTTGATAATAACCGTAGGAGCTATCTATCATGCCGGTGCATTGAGCAATCTTTTCTTTTTGAAGACAGAGGGTGCGGTAGCAACGGAGGTAGTACAGGATATTGATAAGATTATTCCCTATTTTATAAATAAGGCAATGCCCGATTGGTTTGCGGCACTCTTTATGCTGTGCATCCTTTCGGCAAGTATGTCTACGCTCAGTTCACAATTCCATACGATGGGGGCTTCCGTCGGTTCCGATATTTATGGAACGTACAAACCCCGTTCGCGTGACAAGTTGACTAACGTTATTCGTCTTGGGGTACTGTTTTCTATCTTGGTCAGTTATATTATTTGTTATATGCTTCCGCATGACATCATAGCACGTGGCACTTCTATCTTCATGGGAATCTGTGCCGCTGCTTTCCTGCCCGCCTATTTCTGTGCGTTGTATTGGAAGAAAGCCACCAAGCAGGGAGTGATGGCAAGTCTGTGGGTAGGAACCATCGGCAGTTTGTTCGCTCTCGTATTCCTTCATCAGAAAGAATCTGCCGCATTGGGTATCTGTAAGGCGTTGTTTGGCAGGGATGTGCTGATCTCCACCTACCCTTTTCCGGTCATAGATCCGATATTGTTTGCGTTGCCTCTGTCTGTGTTGGCTATTATCGGAGTCAGCATGATGACCTATAAGAAATAA
- a CDS encoding symporter small accessory protein has product MFGIDDPFIILPYLLSVVCVVFAAWFGLKYWNKDDEKDETR; this is encoded by the coding sequence ATGTTTGGAATAGACGACCCTTTTATCATTTTGCCATACCTGCTTTCAGTGGTATGCGTGGTGTTTGCGGCCTGGTTCGGGCTGAAATATTGGAATAAGGACGACGAAAAAGACGAAACACGATGA